The Sebastes umbrosus isolate fSebUmb1 chromosome 19, fSebUmb1.pri, whole genome shotgun sequence genome has a segment encoding these proteins:
- the lmo4a gene encoding LIM domain transcription factor LMO4a, with translation MVNSRVEAPTVAVMGGGGGTASRLCAGCGGRIVDRFLLFSMERYWHTRCLKCSCCHAQLGEYSSTCYSKGGMILCKNDYIRLFGHSGACSACGQSIPASEMVMRAQGNVYHLKCFTCATCRNRLVPGDRFHYVNGTIFCEHDRPGGGLLTGHPTPLQNNSMMSDQKVC, from the exons ATGGTGAACAGCAGGGTGGAGGCACCCACAGTGGCGGTGATGGGCGGCGGCGGGGGGACAGCGAGCAGGTTGTGTGCAGGATGTGGAGGTCGAATCGTAGACCGCTTCCTGCTCTTCTCCATGGAGCGGTACTGGCACACGCGGTGCCTCAAGTGCTCCTGCTGCCACGCTCAGCTGGGCGAGTACAGCAGCACCTGCTACAGCAAAGGAGGCATGATCCTCTGCAAGAACGACTACATCAG GCTGTTTGGACACAGTGGAGCCTGCAGCGCTTGTGGTCAGTCGATACCTGCTAGTGAGATGGTGATGCGAGCACAAGGAAACGTTTATCACCTTAAG TGTTTTACCTGTGCGACCTGTAGGAACCGGCTGGTCCCTGGCGATCGCTTTCACTACGTCAACGGGACTATTTTCTGTGAACACGACCGGCCTGGTGGAGGTCTGCTCACTGGACATCCGACTCCTCTGCAGAACAACAGCATGATGTCTGACCAGAAG GTCTgctga